The proteins below are encoded in one region of Pomacea canaliculata isolate SZHN2017 linkage group LG7, ASM307304v1, whole genome shotgun sequence:
- the LOC112568439 gene encoding uncharacterized protein LOC112568439 isoform X2, giving the protein MKRQCCLITLLLILTENGKNSAFACTGMGTNQTSHEEVTVKENTRADLRCNLRTENSATSKESTFVIEIRLCDNGKYHDVCRCRWLPDKDVVCKNQRNVSICEADNNEMRFSLFVKRTYSDILWELYRPNLTPVVIKKTRLQVMYPAKVIGLQVNGQEVTETHVVDENQEVIVSCFFINGNPPVTIRLVDSTGQAQSSTTHGVEPLVIFLGVFRCQEVWPLIKCEAPGSELNRSVAIIGRCLPQLFYTDNHINDLTRVSGKGLTLGFRSYTGVISKCIMTKFSLKPNTKEVDCDLSGSAPDFILTLNLTTKPWIGEGTWMLHVFTELGDSNITFELTNKTFEKIHNI; this is encoded by the exons ATGAAACGACAATGCTGCCTGATAACTCTTTTGCTCATTTTAACTGAGAATGGTAAAAACAGCGCGTTTGCAT GTACAGGAATGGGAACAAATCAGACATCTCACGAAGAGGTCACCGTGAAAGAGAACACACGAGCTGACCTCAGATGTAATTTGAGAACAGAAAACAGCGCAACCTCCAAGGAATCGACCTTTGTAATCGAGATAAGGCTGTGTGACAATGGGAAATATCATGATGTTTGCAGATGCCGCTGGCTCCCTGACAAGGATGTCGTGTGCAAGAATCAGAGAAATGTTTCCATCTGCGAGGCTGACAACAATGAGATGAGGTTCTCTCTGTTTGTCAAACGAACCTACAGTGACATCCTGTGGGAACTCTACAGACCAAATTTGACTCCAGTGGTGATTAAGAAAACCAGACTTCAAGTCATGT ACCCAGCAAAGGTCATAGGGTTACAGGTGAATGGACAAGAAGTTACCGAGACTCACGTCGTTGACGAGAATCAAGAGGTTATCGTCTCCTGTTTTTTCATCAATGGAAATCCTCCGGTTACCATTCGACTAGTAGACAGCACCGGACAAGCACAGAGTTCGACAACGCATGGAGTGGAACCTTTGGTGATTTTTCTTGGAGTGTTTCGCTGTCAGGAGGTCTGGCCTCTTATCAAGTGTGAGGCTCCGGGTTCGGAACTGAACAGATCTGTAGCCATCATTGGCAGAT gtctCCCTCAGTTGTTTTACACTGATAATCACATCAATGATTTGACAAGAGTTTCAGGCAAAGGTCTGACACTTGGATTCAGATCCTACACTGGTGTTATCAGTAAATGTATCATGACAAAATTTTCCCTGAAGCCTAACACCAAGGAAGTGGACTGCGATTTGAGCGGAAGTGCCCCAGATTTCATATTAACCCTGAACCTTACTACAAAACCATGGATTGGAGAAGGGACTTGGATGTTGCATGTCTTTACAGAGCTCGGGGATTCAAACATAACCTTTGAACTCAccaataaaacttttgaaa agatTCACAACATTTGA
- the LOC112568334 gene encoding uncharacterized protein LOC112568334: MEKQKSLCWIVLLFFCWNFWEASADQCPVTETNDAFEEIGEYKENADVHFSYRLTDEIRKNSQDFLIEIKLCKSDSLYTACKCQWLSNTYPVCKSFRTEYICEGDNTTMRFSMLIKRTYTMVKWVFFKQMSSPVVLKHTTLHVTYPAKITSLLVNGEESNRTHLVDQNTVVNISCFFTSGNPPVSIRMVNDSGHVVTVKHEQGPLMMSLGVVHCHDVWPTIRCEAWGSELNRSVTILVKCRPQLSFITAEVPDVKRVLEGGMTFAMKSYTSDISRCLVNQEQPRTTMREVKCQIIGHAPNFTLTLDFVNNSGIGEGTWTLHVTSEDWNSSITFLINNNTGKSESTTY; this comes from the exons ATggagaaacaaaaatcattatGTTGGAtcgtgcttttgtttttctgttggaaTTTTTGGGAAGCCAGTGCTGATCAAT GTCCAGTAACAGAAACAAATGATGCATTTGAAGAGATCGGtgaatataaagaaaatgcagACGTACATTTCAGTTATCGACTGACTGACGAAATCAGAAAAAATTCTCAAGACTTTCTCATTGAAATAAAGTTGTGTAAGTCAGACAGTCTGTACACTGCCTGCAAGTGCCAGTGGTTGTCTAATACTTATCCTGTATGTAAAAGTTTTCGTACTGAATATATTTGTGAGGGTGACAACACTACAATGCGTTTCTCGATGCTCATCAAAAGAACATACACAATGGTCAAGTGggtcttttttaaacaaatgtcatCGCCAGTTGTTCTGAAACACACTACTTTACATGTGACAT ACCCAGCAAAAATTACAAGTTTGCTCGTGAACGGAGAGGAGAGTAACAGGACACACCTCGTTGACCAAAACACGGTGGTTAACATTTCTTGCTTCTTTACTAGTGGAAACCCTCCTGTCAGCATTCGTATGGTGAACGACTCTGGTCATGTTGTGACGGTGAAGCACGAACAGGGTCCTCTGATGATGTCCCTAGGAGTGGTCCACTGCCACGATGTGTGGCCAACCATCCGGTGTGAGGCGTGGGGATCGGAACTCAACAGATCTGTGACCATTCTTgtcaaat GTAGACCTCAGCTTTCCTTTATAACTGCTGAAGTCCCAGACGTGAAAAGAGTTTTAGAGGGAGGTATGACATTTGCAATGAAGTCCTATACAAGTGACATCAGCAGATGTCTGGTGAACCAGGAGCAGCCCAGAACTACTATGAGAGAAGTAAAATGCCAAATAATCGGACATGCCCCAAACTTCACACTGACCCTCGACTTTGTTAACAATTCCGGGATTGGAGAAGGGACCTGGACACTGCACGTTACAAGCGAGGACTGGAATTCTAGCATTACCTTCCTGATTAACAACAATACAGGAAAGAGTGAGTCTACTACTTATTAA
- the LOC112568439 gene encoding uncharacterized protein LOC112568439 isoform X1 has product MKRQCCLITLLLILTENGKNSAFACTGMGTNQTSHEEVTVKENTRADLRCNLRTENSATSKESTFVIEIRLCDNGKYHDVCRCRWLPDKDVVCKNQRNVSICEADNNEMRFSLFVKRTYSDILWELYRPNLTPVVIKKTRLQVMYPAKVIGLQVNGQEVTETHVVDENQEVIVSCFFINGNPPVTIRLVDSTGQAQSSTTHGVEPLVIFLGVFRCQEVWPLIKCEAPGSELNRSVAIIGRCLPQLFYTDNHINDLTRVSGKGLTLGFRSYTGVISKCIMTKFSLKPNTKEVDCDLSGSAPDFILTLNLTTKPWIGEGTWMLHVFTELGDSNITFELTNKTFESEYFSNNSFCFGMSVACRVLQGWSRCGAQKGMPRVGVASCFSGQGKSRRVAHLSAGIGQEVKDLAWGAS; this is encoded by the exons ATGAAACGACAATGCTGCCTGATAACTCTTTTGCTCATTTTAACTGAGAATGGTAAAAACAGCGCGTTTGCAT GTACAGGAATGGGAACAAATCAGACATCTCACGAAGAGGTCACCGTGAAAGAGAACACACGAGCTGACCTCAGATGTAATTTGAGAACAGAAAACAGCGCAACCTCCAAGGAATCGACCTTTGTAATCGAGATAAGGCTGTGTGACAATGGGAAATATCATGATGTTTGCAGATGCCGCTGGCTCCCTGACAAGGATGTCGTGTGCAAGAATCAGAGAAATGTTTCCATCTGCGAGGCTGACAACAATGAGATGAGGTTCTCTCTGTTTGTCAAACGAACCTACAGTGACATCCTGTGGGAACTCTACAGACCAAATTTGACTCCAGTGGTGATTAAGAAAACCAGACTTCAAGTCATGT ACCCAGCAAAGGTCATAGGGTTACAGGTGAATGGACAAGAAGTTACCGAGACTCACGTCGTTGACGAGAATCAAGAGGTTATCGTCTCCTGTTTTTTCATCAATGGAAATCCTCCGGTTACCATTCGACTAGTAGACAGCACCGGACAAGCACAGAGTTCGACAACGCATGGAGTGGAACCTTTGGTGATTTTTCTTGGAGTGTTTCGCTGTCAGGAGGTCTGGCCTCTTATCAAGTGTGAGGCTCCGGGTTCGGAACTGAACAGATCTGTAGCCATCATTGGCAGAT gtctCCCTCAGTTGTTTTACACTGATAATCACATCAATGATTTGACAAGAGTTTCAGGCAAAGGTCTGACACTTGGATTCAGATCCTACACTGGTGTTATCAGTAAATGTATCATGACAAAATTTTCCCTGAAGCCTAACACCAAGGAAGTGGACTGCGATTTGAGCGGAAGTGCCCCAGATTTCATATTAACCCTGAACCTTACTACAAAACCATGGATTGGAGAAGGGACTTGGATGTTGCATGTCTTTACAGAGCTCGGGGATTCAAACATAACCTTTGAACTCAccaataaaacttttgaaagTGAGTACTTTTCAAATAATTCGTTTTGTTTCGGTATGTCTGTCGCGTGTCGCGTGCTGCAGGGGTGGTCGAGGTGTGGGGCCCAGAAGGGGATGCCCAGAGTTGGTGTGGCCAGTTGTTTCTCCGGTCAGGGGAAGAGCCGACGCGTCGCGCATCTCTCGGCTGGAATAGGTCAGGAGGTGAAAGACCTGGCCTGGGGGGCGTCGTAA
- the LOC112569156 gene encoding uncharacterized protein LOC112569156: MQLIFFFIIPLHLVAPGSMETEYDSSKTTILNCIFPENTTRTDFAVYLYNENGKTDLLVDCAWVEDKLACIEREGFKCRLPVPNTAEIEVPKTYVTRPSKIGYTLSGHDPSKVKICHFVDSESDGQKESKNKQQQNNIKENNYDQKASRDFSGLVIGLVIGTSPAIVLSLITIVFRKEVCKNDKTHTPESDAKSPSLESTKNNSRDDNLSQSTVKDYVVIFSTEKSSLPVDDEEKAPLNIQSEKNDNILVYIEEKSC; this comes from the exons AtgcaacttattttttttttcattattccGCTACATCTAGTGGCACCAG GTAGCATGGAAACAGAGTATGATTCCTCTAAGACAACTATCCTAAACTGCATATTTCCGGAAAACACTACGAGGACAGATTTTGCAGTTTATCTTTATAATGAAAATGGCAAAACAG ACCTGCTGGTGGATTGTGCATGGGTGGAAGACAAGCTTGCGTGCATCGAACGAGAAGGTTTCAAGTGCAGGTTACCTGTGCCAAATACTGCGGAAATTGAAGTACCAAAGACATATGTTACAAGACCAAGCAAGATCGGATACACACTTAGTGGACATGACCCCAGTAAAGTCAAAATCTGTCATTTTGTTGACAGCGAAAGTGACggacaaaaagaaagcaagaataaacagcagcaaaacaacataaaagaaaacaattatgatCAGAAAG CATCCAGGGACTTTTCTGGTTTGGTTATTGGCCTTGTTATTGGAACATCACCCGCCATTGTACTGAGCTTGATCACCATTGTGTTCCGCAAAGAAGTTTGCAAGA ATGACAAGACGCATACACC AGAATCAGATGCCAAGTCCCCATCCTTGGAGTCCACTAAAAACAATAGCAGAGATGACAACTTAAGTCAGTCAACCGTGAAAGATTATGTGGTTATCTTTTCAACTGAGAAGTCGTCTTTACCtgttgatgatgaggagaaggCTCCACTTAATATCCAGTCAGAAAAGAACGACAACATTCTGGTCTATATTGAAGAAAAAAGCTGCTAA